TGTGCCCCTTCGAAGCGCCGTGATCGGCCACATCATGGGTCACCACCGACAGGCTTACAAAAGGCACACGCGTGTGCCTCAGGCACAGGGAGCGGCATGTCGCAGTACGAGCACACCTGCATGATCCGGGGCGACGGCGGCCAGACGCTGCGGGCCATCCTCGACCAGATCTGCAACAAGTGGACGCTGCTCGTCGTGGCCACCCTCGACCAGGGCACGCTGCGTTTCACCGACCTGGCCCAGCAGATCCCCGGCATCTCCCAGCGGATGCTCACCCTCACCCTCCGCAACCTGGAACGAGACGGCCTGGTCAACCGCAAGGTCTACGCCGAAGTGCCGCCCCGCGTGGAATACACCCTCACCCCCGTTGGCAAAAGCCTGATCCCACCCGCGCTGGCCCTGGCCGGCTGGGCCATCGAACACGTCCCCCACATCGAAGCCAGCCGAGCCGCTTACCGGTCCCGCTGAGGCCTGACCTCAGCGGGACCGGCCCGCAGCGTCCGTGAACTGCCCGCCCGGCCGCTGCCTACTTGCAGTGCCACACCACCGGCTGGATCACGCCGTTCGTGTCGTTCGACTGGCCGCCGATCGTCCTGCCGTCGTTGCTGATCGTGTTGGCGATGTCGGCCAGCTGGTCGGCGCCCCGAGGCGCCAGGCCGGGCAGCTTGATCGTGCTGGTGTCGGCATGGAGCACGGCGCCGGTCTGCCGCTCGACAGCGGTCAGCCAGCCCTGCGCGTTGACCGCGTCGGGCGTACCGTCAAGCCCTTCGATGATCTGCACCTCGCCGGTGCGAACGTTCCAGCGGGCCGTCTTGGTCTCGCCCCTCGCCTTTGCCCTCGCGGATCCCTTGCCGCTGCCGGCCTCGTTCACCACGCCGATCACCCAGCCGCCGCTGATGTGGAAGACCCGGCCCTCAGCCGCCTTGCCGTTGAGCTCGGGAACCTTGAGCGCGTGGTGTGAGCCGTCCGGCAGCCAGACATACGGCGTCTTGTTGCCGATCGTGCCGACGATGGTGCCGTCCTCGTCGATGTCGGCCGCTGTGGCCGAGGCGGCGCCGGCCGGAACCGGTAGCCGGCGCGGCTGCGCGGTCACCGAGGACCAGAAGATCGGGTGCTCACCGTCCTCCCCGACGATCGTGCCGCGGTCGTTGATCGCGTTCGCCGAACCGTCAGTGACACCGCTGAGCTGCGACACCCGGCCGTTGTAGTAGACGAACGGGGTCTGCTTCTGCTGGAGGTAGGACCAGCCCACCGCGGTGCCGCTGGCGTTGACGTCCTCCAGCGACTCCTCCTCGTCGCCCGGCAACGGCACCTCGGTCCCGGTGCCGTTGTGCCAGATGACCGCCTGGTATTGATCCGCCGTCGGGTAGGAGCGGCCGGCGAGATAGCTCCCCGTGGAGTCAGCGCCGCTGACCACCGCCTTCGGCGCGTTTTTCGGCACGGTCAGCTGCTGCACAGTGCAGCTCGACGGCGCGGATGCGGCCGGCGTGGTCTTCGTCGCGGCGACGTCGGTGCCGGGCGTCGGCTTCGCCGGCGTGTGGCTGAGCGCGCCGCTGGCGATCGTCACGCCGGTGACCGCGACGAAGGTCAGCGCGACACCCGCATATCCAGCACCGCGCTGCCGCTTCTTGCGGCGTCCGTC
This window of the Actinoplanes oblitus genome carries:
- a CDS encoding winged helix-turn-helix transcriptional regulator, with amino-acid sequence MSQYEHTCMIRGDGGQTLRAILDQICNKWTLLVVATLDQGTLRFTDLAQQIPGISQRMLTLTLRNLERDGLVNRKVYAEVPPRVEYTLTPVGKSLIPPALALAGWAIEHVPHIEASRAAYRSR